Proteins co-encoded in one Pogona vitticeps strain Pit_001003342236 chromosome 9, PviZW2.1, whole genome shotgun sequence genomic window:
- the PPP1R13L gene encoding relA-associated inhibitor: MASEDTTSMQDFLDFNFQSLASRHMDLEQLEVDTAAAKVDLLSKQLESLWTDSAGLSSASSKGKDIYSVSPAPEPMARMSPVSTSPLHTLPRKSASWEASSYSFSESSPGSLHSAGLSSSPSQLLPARSPLGRSTSPRPSFFLQSELERTPPPPPRPKVMAVPYESQSSPTATHGSSPRSLWPTSGPTERSYEYKPYGGQMGRAGSPRLPTEGSGSQAFFPERGSSPRPPVPPPYESHSLYPSAVPSNFAPFRAQDDLVIRRRTPKGWNESDLDVAYEKKGSHSLGYERGEAHLGLRPSAPGLHLAPWRESSLDGGIGQGKEEHYGVHSATLPRNYKAFPPAPERRQESSFRRSLTANQAGTLPRNWQPISRIPMPPPSPQGSLPKRHKPLPLSMIFKLQNAFWEYGASGTKLPPFQGPPGAPLLLRSLQKQVMQQPQHQARMAPPGSEGNGFPRAANAAAEPVRVIPIILTPSEPEPEPELENLPSVTEPAEMDEFARPLSPTRLQPVLPPEAQKVPEFEEVARVLAEMPRPLKRRGSMEQSPSPALPPTHKKQYQQIISRLFHHQPHKEEAAPVGEAAGGAQTELPPITEAAEQKAPGVSVASVAPAPAPAAAAASPPAPPIPPPPESSAAPLTPLPSPEKRSVLRKLSSPRKRLLKRARLNPLVLLLDAALTGELEVVKEAVEELNDPSQPNDEGITALHNAICGANYNIVDFLINIGANVNSPDSHGWTPLHCAASCNDTAICVALVKHGAAIFATTFSDGSMAIEKCDPYREGYSECFSYLADVEQNMGLTNNGVVYALWDYSAEFSDELSFREGEPVTVLRRDSQEETDWWWASLYGQEGYVPKNYFGLFPRVRPQQNKA; encoded by the exons CTCTGGCCTCGCGGCACATGGACCTGGAGCAGCTGGAGGTGGACACGGCGGCCGCCAAAGTGGATTTGCTGTCCAAGCAGCTGGAGTCCCTCTGGACAGACAGTGCCGGGCTGTCGTCAGCGTCATCCAAG GGCAAGGACATCTACAGCGTCAGTCCCGCTCCAGAGCCCATGGCCAGGATGAGCCCCGTCTCCACCTCCCCGCTGCACACGCTCCCCCGGAAGAGCGCTTCCTGGGAGGCCTCCTCGTACTCCTTCAGCGAAAGCTCCCCGGGATCCCTGCACAGCGCTGGGCTCAGTTCCTCCCCAAGCCAGCTCCTCCCTGCCAGGTCCCCCTTGGGCCGCTCCACCTCCCCACGGCCCTCTTTCTTCCTGCAGTCGGAGCTGGAgcggacccccccaccccctccccggcCCAAGGTGATGGCCGTCCCCTACGAGTCCCAGTCCAGCCCCACGGCAACCCACGGCTCTTCCCCACGCTCCCTCTGGCCCACCAGCGGCCCCACAGAACGCTCGTACGAGTACAAGCCCTACGGCGGGCAGATGGGCCGGGCCGGCTCGCCGCGGCTGCCGACAGAGGGCTCGGGGTCTCAGGCCTTCTTCCCAGAGAGGGGGTCATCGCCACGGCCTCCTGTGCCGCCCCCGTACGAGAGCCACAGCCTGTACCCCTCTGCTGTGCCGAGCAACTTCGCACCCTTCAGAGCTCAAG ACGACCTGGTGATCCGGAGAAGGACGCCGAAGGGGTGGAACGAATCTGACCTGGACGTGGCTTATGAGAAAAAGGGTTCCCATTCCCTCGGCTATGAGc GGGGAGAGGCTCACCTGGGCCTGCGCCCGAGCGCGCCAGGGCTCCATTTGGCTCCCTGGAGAGAATCGAGTCTAGACGGGGGCATCGGACAAGGCAAG GAGGAGCATTATGGGGTGCACAGTGCCACGCTGCCCCGAAACTACAAGGCATTCCCGCCGGCCCCGGAGAGGCGTCAGGAAAGTTCCTTCCGCCGGTCCCTCACCGCCAACCAGGCCGGGACCCTGCCCCGCAACTGGCAGCCGATCTCCCGCATCCCCATGCCACCCCCCAGCCCCCAGGGCAGCCTCCCCAAACGCCACAAGCCCCTGCCCCTCTCCATGATCTTCAAGCTGCAGAACGCCTTCTGGGAGTACGGAGCATCGGGCACGAAGCTTCCCCCCTTTCAGGGGCCCCCGGGGGCTCCACTTCTCCTCCGTTCCCTCCAGAAGCAGGTGATGCAGCAACCCCAACACCAGGCCAGGATGGCCCCACCTGGGAGCGAAG gAAATGGCTTCCCCAGGGCTGCCAATGCAGCAGCCGAGCCTGTCCGGGTGATCCCCATCATCCTTACGCCGAGCGAGCCGGAGCCGGAGCCGGAGCTGGAGAATCTTCCGTCGGTCACAGAGCCAGCAGAGATGGATGAATTTGCCCGGCCGCTGAGCCCCACTCGGCTGCAGCCCGTCCTGCCTCCTGAAGCCCAGAAAGTGCCCGAGTTTGAGGAGGTGGCTCGCGTCCTGGCAGAGATGCCCCGTCCCTTGAAGCGGCGTGGCTCCATGGAGCAGAGCCCCAGCCCGGCTCTGCCGCCCACCCACAAGAAGCAGTACCAGCAGATCATCAGCCGCCTCTTCCACCACCAGCCCCACAAAGAGGAGGCGGCCCCCGTGGGAGAAGCCGCTGGTGGGGCACAGACCGAGCTGCCCCCCATCACAGAGGCCGCGGAGCAGAAGGCCCCGGGGGTGTCCGTGGCATCCGTGGCACCGGCCCCTGccccagcagctgcagcagcgtCCCCTCCGGCGCCACccatcccacctcctcccgagaGCTCGGCTGCTCCCCTCACGCCTTTGCCCAGCCCG GAGAAACGCTCCGTGCTACGCAAACTCTCTTCCCCGCGGAAGCGGCTGCTGAAAAGGGCCCGACTCAACCCCTTGGTCCTGCTTCTGGACGCAGCCCTGACTGGAGAACTGGAGGTGGtgaaggaggcagtggaggaa CTGAACGATCCTAGCCAGCCCAATGACGAGGGGATCACTGCACTCCACAATGCCATTTGTGGGGCCAATTACAACATTGTGGACTTCCTCATCAACATTGGGGCCAACGTCAACTCCCCAGACAGCCATGGATG GACGCCGTTGCACTGCGCAGCCTCCTGTAACGACACGGCCATCTGTGTAGCTTTGGTCAAGCACGGGGCTGCCATCTTTGCCACCACCTTCAGCGACGGAAGCATGGCCATCGAGAAGTGTGACCCCTACCGCGAGGGCTACAGCGAGTGCTTTAGTTACCTGGCAG ATGTGGAGCAGAACATGGGCCTGACGAACAACGGCGTTGTGTACGCCTTGTGGGACTACAGCGCGGAGTTCAGTGATGAGCTCTCTTTCCGCGAAGGGGAGCCTGTCACCGTGTTGCGCCGGGACAGCCAGGAGGAGACAGACTGGTGGTGGGCCTCGCTCTACGGCCAGGAGGGCTATGTGCCCAAAAACTATTTTGGG ctCTTCCCCAGGGTGAGGCCCCAGCAGAACAAGGCATAG